From a region of the Salvelinus alpinus chromosome 2, SLU_Salpinus.1, whole genome shotgun sequence genome:
- the LOC139560345 gene encoding leucine-rich repeat neuronal protein 1-like: MAPSPLLWPPLGWLCVGLLLPLVRGGECPRLCVCEVRPWFTPQSTYREAATVDCNDLRLTHIPSNLSSDTQVLLLQSNSIAHTSGELEALFNLTELDLSQNNFSTMEAVGLANMNQLTTLHLEENQISQLPDHCLQDLSNLQELYINHNQISTIAPGAFSGLHSLLRLHLNSNRLRVIDNRWFEATPNLEILMIGENPLIGILDMNFKPLGSLRSLVLACMDLTDIPGNALVGLDNLESLSFYDNKLVRVPQLALQKVPNLKFLDLNKNPVHKIHEGDFRNMLRLKELGINNMADLVSIDRYALDNLPELTKLEATNNPKLSYVHRTAFRDVSSLESLMLNNNALNSVYQHTVEALPNLREISLHSNPLRCDCVIQWMSSNRTSVRFMEPLAMLCTSPPELRGQRVREVKLQDSPEQCLPFISHDTFPSHLSLELGMSVSLDCRAMAEPEPEIYWVSPMGSKITVDTVSERYHLSSEGTLRLSHVQVEDSGRYTCVAQNTEGADTRVTTIRVNGTLVDSAEVMKIYVKQTESHSILVSWKINSNVMTSNLKWASATMKIDNPHITYTARVPVDVHEYNLTHLQPATEYEVCLTVSNIHLQTHKSCVNVTTRSVTFTLDVLDQRPSAALLAVMATMLAFLSLATVGVYVARRWKRKNYHHSLKKYMQKTSSIPLNELYPPLINLWEADSEKDKEGGTESKPSPVDTTRSYYMW; the protein is encoded by the coding sequence ATGGCTCCAAGCCCCCTCCTCTGGCCCCCGCTGGGATGGCTGTGTGTGGGGCTGCTTTTGCCCCTGGTGCGGGGCGGGGAGTGCccgcggctgtgtgtgtgtgaggtgcgcCCCTGGTTCACCCCCCAGTCCACCTACAGGGAGGCGGCCACGGTGGACTGCAACGACCTGCGGCTGACACACATCCCCTCTAACCTgtcttctgacacccaggtgctGCTGCTCCAGAGCAACTCCATCGCCCACACCAGCGGGGAGCTAGAAGCCCTGTTCAACCTGACGGAGCTGGACCTGTCCCAGAACAACTTCAGCACAATGGAGGCTGTGGGCCTGGCCAACATGAACCAGCTTACCACCCTTCACCTGGAGGAGAACCAGATTAGCCAGCTTCCTGACCACTGCCTGCAGGACCTCAGCAACTTACAGGAGCTCTACATCAACCACAACCAGATCAGCACCATCGCCCCTGGGGCGTTCTCCGGTCTGCATAGCCTGCTGCGCCTCCACCTCAACTCCAACAGGCTCCGGGTTATCGACAACCGCTGGTTCGAGGCAACGCCCAACCTGGAGATCCTGATGATCGGAGAGAACCCTCTCATTGGCATCCTGGACATGAACTTCAAGCCCCTGGGGAGCCTGAGGAGCCTGGTCCTGGCCTGCATGGACCTCACTGACATTCCTGGGAATGCTCTGGTGGGCCTGGATAACCTGGAGAGCCTATCCTTCTACGACAACAAGCTGGTCCGGGTGCCCCAGCTGGCCCTGCAGAAAGTGCCCAACCTGAAGTTCCTGGACCTGAACAAGAACCCAGTGCACAAGATCCATGAGGGAGACTTCAGGAACATGCTGCGTCTGAAGGAGCTTGGTATCAACAACATGGCTGACCTGGTATCCATCGACCGTTACGCCCTGGACAACCTGCCTGAGCTGACCAAGCTGGAGGCCACTAACAACCCCAAGCTGTCCTACGTGCACCGGACGGCCTTCAGGGACGTGTCCTCCCTGGAGAGCCTGATGCTAAACAACAATGCCCTCAACTCTGTCTACCAGCACACCGTGGAGGCGCTGCCCAACCTCCGCGAGATCAGCCTGCACAGCAACCCACTGCGCTGCGACTGTGTCATCCAGTGGATGAGCTCCAACAGGACCAGCGTGCGCTTCATGGAGCCCCTGGCTATGCTGTGTACCTCGCCGCCCGAGCTCCGGGGCCAGCGAGTCAGAGAGGTGAAGCTGCAGGACTCCCCAGAGCAGTGCCTGCCCTTCATCTCCCACGACACCTTCCCCAGCCACCTGAGCCTTGAGCTGGGCATGAGTGTCAGCCTGGACTGCAGGGCTATGGCTGAGCCTGAGCCAGAGATATACTGGGTGTCTCCTATGGGGAGCAAGATAACGGTGGACACGGTGTCGGAGCGTTACCACCTGAGCAGTGAGGGCACCCTGCGACTGTCCCACGTCCAGGTGGAGGACTCAGGTCGCTACACCTGCGTAGCCCAGAACACAGAGGGCGCCGACACACGCGTCACCACCATCCGCGTCAATGGCACCCTGGTGGACAGCGCCGAGGTGATGAAGATCTACGTCAAGCAGACCGAGTCCCACTCCATTCTGGTCTCCTGGAAGATCAACTCCAACGTCATGACCTCCAACCTCAAGTGGGCATCGGCCACCATGAAGATTGACAACCCCCACATCACCTACACTGCACGCGTGCCCGTCGACGTGCACGAGTACAACCTGACCCACCTGCAGCCGGCCACCGAGTACGAGGTGTGCCTCACTGTGTCCAACATTCACCTGCAGACCCACAAGTCGTGCGTCAACGTGACCACGCGCAGCGTCACCTTCACCCTGGACGTGTTGGACCAGAGACCTAGCGCCGCCCTGCTAGCCGTCATGGCCACCATGCTGGCCTTCCTCAGCCTGGCTACTGTGGGGGTGTACGTGGCCCGGCGCTGGAAGAGGAAGAACTACCACCACTCCCTGAAGAAGTACATGCAGAAgacctcctccatccccctcaatgAGCTCTACCCGCCCCTCATCAACCTATGGGAGGCAGACAGTGAGAAGGACAAGGAGGGCGGTACAGAGAGCAAGCCCTCCCCCGTGGACACCACACGCAGCTACTACATGTGGTGA